One Sphingobacteriales bacterium DNA segment encodes these proteins:
- the maf gene encoding septum formation protein Maf, with product MSNIWPFVAQSFILASQSPRRQSLMQTCGFRFTVQVQPTAEDWPAHLQHADIAMHIATQKALAVANTAQQTPQQQPIVSADTIVLLDNTVVLGKPENASHAYEMLNQLAGQTHSVITGMCLLWQNRQHTFYEETLVEFNTLSPEQIHWYIDNCQPYDKAGSYAIQEWIGMVGIKSISGCYYNVMGLPLSRFSLEYRNFLDQCLL from the coding sequence ATGTCGAATATATGGCCTTTTGTGGCACAGTCCTTTATTTTAGCTTCGCAATCGCCGCGCCGGCAAAGCCTAATGCAAACTTGTGGTTTTAGGTTTACTGTGCAGGTGCAACCTACCGCCGAAGACTGGCCTGCCCACCTACAACACGCTGATATTGCAATGCACATAGCCACTCAAAAAGCCTTGGCAGTTGCAAATACCGCCCAACAAACCCCGCAACAACAACCAATAGTAAGCGCCGATACCATTGTACTGTTAGACAATACCGTTGTTTTAGGCAAGCCCGAAAATGCCAGCCATGCTTACGAAATGCTAAATCAGTTGGCAGGGCAAACCCATTCTGTTATTACCGGCATGTGCTTGTTGTGGCAAAACCGGCAGCATACTTTTTATGAGGAAACACTGGTAGAATTTAATACCCTAAGCCCCGAGCAAATACATTGGTATATAGATAATTGCCAGCCATACGACAAAGCCGGCAGCTATGCCATCCAAGAATGGATTGGTATGGTGGGCATCAAAAGTATATCCGGATGTTATTATAACGTCATGGGATTGCCACTAAGCAGGTTTAGTTTGGAATACCGCAATTTTTTAGACCAATGTCTATTGTAA